The DNA sequence AGTCTGAAGCGGTTGAAGAGTTGTGTCTGTGTTCTCTGATGTGGGATTAGTCAGCGGGACTAGTTTTCTCTATTGTGGTAGAATTTTCTTTTCTTCACCATGATTGAGAACCCTAGTCATTTGATAGGAAACGGTATCTTGTTAAATTTACATGTCAGCCAACCTGCCCCTTTCTTTCAGTCCGGGTGGTGCTGAGATTACTTGAATTTTCAGATTTCTTTACCTCAGGGCCAAAGGTTCAGTACTCTCAAAAGATGACCAATATAAGATGTgaagtatgtcatgtgggttacACTCGATcgatcatcattattattattattattagtagtagtagtaatttCTTTTTGTAATATTGAGAaaactaattattatttttaaataattctgcTTATTGGGCTCAGCAACTTGATGCCAGAAATGCCATATAatgcaatgttttatttattttaaaccccaccccaacccccctctctctctctctctctctctctctttctctctctctctctctctctctctctctctctctctctctctcttcagagcAACAATTATATAACAGCTCTATTATTATTTGTGGCTCTGGTTCAAACTTAATTAAGCACGATTTGTTTTTTTCCGCTTTTGGTTTTTGCTGTGTAGTTTGTAGacggtcccttagctctcgcggagatAGAAGCCCTTAGAAACCAATGTATTTCGAGGTTTTCAAAAGGCGAACATTTCTGATATAAACTGAGTTGTAGCTGCTTGTCTTGGATCCcaaaaaacaatactttgcaacTATCAACTCCGTATCATGCACCGTTCGAGAGCTAGAAGATATAAATCTGAAAATGGGAACTTAGCGATTGTGAAACCTCCTGACCCACTGCCTCGTAAGTTTTGTTTTTGAGAAAACGAAAGAGTTTACTCTTGCTGGAGCAGAAAGAATGGCAACCAGCGCGTTCTCTGAGGACGATTTTTCTTGTCCTGTGTGCTATGACATCTTCAGCGACCCCGTGGTTCTGCTGTGCTCTCACACCTTTTGTAGAGCGTGTTTGCTTCAGTTTTGGGAGGAAAAGGGATGTCGAGAATGCCCCTTGTGCAGAAAGATATCCCGAAATGCACATCCGCCGTGCAATCTTGCTCTGAAGAATCTCTGCGAAGCTTTGGTAAAGGAGAGAAGCTTGATGACTTCACTAGGATCTGAGATTCTCTGTAAACTCCACAAAGAAAAACTCAAGCTCTTTTGCCTGGATGACCTAAAGCCTATATGTGTGGTTTGTCGGGactctaacacacacaatacacacagctGTCGTGCAGCAGATGAAGTAGCAGTTGAACTTAAGGTAAGGTGACAAATGGTTATGGACTGCACAAACATCCCATGTAGTAAAAGATGCTATTTCAAGTGTGAACTAGTTCAGATTATGTTTTGTTCAACAATGCCGTCCATGGCTTCACTCTATAAGTGTGGTATTAGAGCATGGGACATGGcagccctcccccactcccCAATTTCTCAATAGAATACACACATCTGTTATCAGACTTGGCACTTGTCCTCCAAGTGTCTTTCAGTGTATAATGCAACATTAGCTCCAGTTTGCTGCATTTGCACTGACTAAGAATAGTGTCTTGTGCACAAGTGTGCAATCTCTTCTACCAACTAGTGTAAATTGGTATATATACTTATAATGCCTTATCAAACAAATTACAAACATCATATGGAATTCTAAACTATTACATGGTATATATAGGAATACCATATGATACTTaatgatattttattgttttgtatgAGGgctcattaatatttttttatttgaaacagGAGCAAATCAAGTCTAAGTTGAGGCCTTTAGAAGACAATCTAAGAGGATTTGAGGAACTTAGGCGAATATGTGTCGAAACAGCAGAACACACAAAGGTAATGTGTCTCCACATTTACTACAAAGTAACTGAACTCTCTAAGTTTGCTTTTTCCTCTGCTTTacttcttttttgtctttaaatCCAAGCTCCAGTGTGAGGACACAGAGAAGAAGATTAAGGAAGAGTTTTTGAAGCTTCATAAGTTTTTACAAGAGGAAGAGGCTGCCCGGATTGTAGTGCTAAGGCAGGAGAATGAGCTGAAAAGCCAGATGCTGAAGAAAAAGATTGAAGACATGAACCGGGAAATAATGTACCTCACAGCCACCATTCGATCTGTTAATAAACAGATTGAAGCAGATAACATCACATTTCTACAGGTAAAACCTGCTGTTTTAACTTTGTTTATGCTTAATTTATTACACACTGATATTATTCAGCCAATGTTCTGAAATTTACATTATGAACAGGGGAATTGTCCTCCTTTTGGCATTAACAGGTGCTTATCTTCTGGTAAACCATTACATTAATTGTTTGTACACTGCTGTGAGCATTTTATTGAATTCAGCTATGAGAGAATTAATGCGACCAAGTACTGATGTTCAAGGACTAGTTCGggatcacaaatgccattccaactcatccccaAGGTACTGAATTGTGCTCCAGCACATCAGAGCACTCCATAGTCCAATATTGTGGGTCTTCACACGCAGGTAACCAGTGCTTGGTGTTGATCTTGTTGAACTTGGCTCATGTGGCAGCTCCAGAGCGTCCTCTAGTGGCACTACATTCCAGTGGAGATTTTATAAAATGCACTTTGGTGCTGATTTTACCCATTTCAATTAGAAGAGCTCCTTAAAGACTCTACATATAGTCTGCTGTTGGGTAggtagaaaaataataagatacTGTTTATTATCTCACAGCAAATGTAATTCTTGTTGTTTTGCAGAAGTACAAAGCTTCTCTGAAAAGGTAAGGCCCTGCGtcctttatttttctcttaatTTATTCACCATATTCATAACAGCACAGATTTTTTGTGTTCTTCTAGAACTCAGTGTAAACTAAAGGATACAGAACCTATCTATGGAGCTTTGATTAATGTACCTCAACACCTGAAGAACCTGAAGTCTAGCGTTTGGGAGAAGATGAAAGATATAGTTAAGTACGGTAAGTTGAACTAAGACATATATTCACTCAGACATGGGGAGCATGTTGGATTACAGTAAGTTTTGCTTTACATGCATACAACAGAAGTGTGTCTGGCCCCAGTTTTTTTGTTTCTATCAGTTTAGGAGCTGTTCAGTACAACAAAAGCTCTACAACCACTGCAGAAtattactaataaattattttaaaaaaagactaaACTGTGTAGTAACAAACTTGTCTTCAAACACTGCTTCATAGTTGGAAGTTACTTGTGAGGGCCTCGTAATAAATTAACATCACAAGGATGAACTATGTTCCATCTCAAATTTGGACTTAAGTAAGTTGTTACTATTTTCTTTCAGCTGGATActtattaaccctttaaaaccTGATACAGTTTTTTTAATCACACATTATGTGGccctttaattaaaaatataaatgttaatttataaattttggatcatataatttctgaatccatcatatttaggcatttaccaatatttttttttctttaattggtctttcatttagttcactgcatcagttaaaaGTTCTTCAGACTTCTTTACAATTTTTTCTTAATATAGATTGATTTCACTTAAACAAtctctgttcttcagaactTATCAGGAAAACATAACATGAGCTGACGAGacactgctccagaggtccTTGACCCACGAGTACTgtgttcttctctctgacctttttacatttcatatactggTGGTAATAAAACCACAAAGACTTTTTTTGTTGATCTGCACAATAGTGCTTCCATATTTATAGGAACTACAGTTATTTCTGTTACCATCTGAACCTTGCCTTGAGGTATGAGGTCATTCAACAGAACGCCCATACTCCTCTGTTTCATCTTCCTCCTCTGAATCTGTCTCACAGAATCTATGTCGACATCTGAGCCAACACATTTTGCACAAAAAGGCTTTcgggaaaataaaaatacatttttgtttcataaaaatgCTTTGTGACATTGTTTTGCTGCTGTAGAGAGcagattttctgaatatttattataattaatgagcaTTTGACAGGTAGAATACACTGCATCtatgaaatgaaagaaaaatgctTAGTTTTACTACAAGTAACATCATACAAATCACACCTGGAATTGTTTCAGTTTAGTAAAAAGTAGCCTTgaaattttctcctgtgttttatATGATGATAGCAGCAATTTTGTAATGGTTTGGCAAATGCATGGAAATCCTTCCATTTCCACAGGTTAAaattttgtttctgtatttctctctattAGAAGATCCAAAGATGTATTCATTAGAGATCCATATATTCATACACAGCTTGTTTTTAAATTTACCTGACATAATTTCCAAATGATTCTCTCCTTTCTGGTTTAATGGTACACTGCATGACTTATTTTCCCTCTTTTCTAAACATATGTAGCTCCTGTGACTCTGGACCCCAACACAGCACATAAGAACATCTacgtgtcttctgacctgagcaGTGTGAGTCTCAGGGCAGTCATGCAAACCTGCCCTGATAACCCTGAGAGATTTACTTACTATCAATTCCTTCTGGGTTCTGAGAGTTTTGGGCCAGGGACTCATTACTGGGATGTAGATGTGGGAAGGTGTGAAGAATGGGCTCTGGGGGTGTGTAAAGAATCTGCTCATAGAGGAGATCAGTTCCTGGTAAGTGGTGTGTGGCGTGTGTGGTTCTCGTCTGGTGTTTACCGGGCAGACTCCTCTGAAAATCGCTACATCCTGCTCCCAGTTAAACAAAAGCAGCAAATAATCAGAGTTCACCTGGACTGGGACAGAGGAAAAATCTCATTCTACAACCCTGTCACTAAAACACAGCTACACACCTTTAAACACAAGTTCACTGAGAGACTGTGTCCTACATTTTCATGTGGAAGCCTCTCTCATTTTTTGAGAATCCTGCCACTGAAAGCCAGCATGACCCTGAATTTCAGTGATACAGACTGAAATCTCTCTGAAATTATTGTTAACTGCCAAACTGGTGACATACAACTGCTAAATGTCTGTTTGTTCAGGGTTTACGGGAATTGTTTTCCTACTAAGTAGTTCCAGTTAAAAGGAAAGGGAAAAGGTGAGAACATAATTCCAAGTGCTTTAATGAAAAACAGGTAATTTAACAATGCAAACTGTATTGTTTACCTTGTGGGTGATAGGTAGcatatgaaaaccaaaaacacccCACTGTTTGTATAATCCAAATCACTTGAGATTTGTTGTATTATGAGGTTTTAAACTCTGCTTTTCACCATAAACCAGTCAGACTGACCTTACTTCATAACAGGTAAACTATGTCGAAATTAAGTCGAATTCCCATTTAACAGGACAGAACGCCCACTCACCTGTCATTTGACAGGTGCAGGTAGATCAGGTGACATACCACAGTAAGTGCATGGCCCTGTGCTATAGACAAATCTAGCTGTTCTCCAGTTTCTTTGGAGAAGTCTTTCATTGCTGTCCGAAAgatgtatctccaaaattgtaactttacaggaacTTCTACTCTTCAGCTTCCAGTAGTCCAACTCTTACAAAGGGGCTTTGAATATGTGGATTTACTTCAGTTCTTCCTCATCACACATTCCACATGAAATCAAACACTAGATATACTGAGCGTGATGACATTTGGTCTTCCTGCCTTGTTCAGAGGAACTCAGAGTGGGTGTCCAGTCCTTTTAAATGGAAATTTGAAGCTTCACACAAACATGAatgtgaaacaaacacaaatctgCTTGCATTAAAAAATCTAGCAATTATTAGTCAAATTAATAATGCttgtttgttaatatttttttctggtttATAATGTGTAAATCTAGTGTAGTTGTGTATGAAACTTGTGCACATATAAAACATACAACAAGactgttactttaaaaaaaactagaCACCAGCGGGCATTTTAGAtgtattatttgtgtttttctttcactGATTTATCCGTTATGTTCAGGGTTGTGCACATACACTGGATGGGATGCCAGTCATCACTTATTCATCCAGGCCCTCATCTCATGCTGAAActgtgatttataaagaaatactaGGCATAAAAATGAGCGGATTGACTCATgcttacacaaaaaaaaaaaaaaaaaaattgagaacaGAGCATATTCAAtaatctttcatttgttttcataaagtttttatatgttaaaattTCATTGCTTGCTTTATCTCATTCTTACAGAGCCCCTAAAATCTCATGgtagaaaaatattatttagacacTTAATTCGTTCAGTCAGTTTAATAATCTGTTCCCTCAGTTTAataatccgttccctcaatttaatagtctgttccctcaatttaataatctgttccctcagtttaataatccgttccctcaatttaatagtctgttccctcaatttaataatctgttccctcagtttaataatccgttccctcaatttaatagtctgttccctcaatttaataatccgttccctcagtttagtaatccgttccctcaatttaataatccgttccctcaatttattagtctgttccctcaatttaatagtctgttccctcagtttaataatccgttccctcaatttaatagtctgttccctcaatttaataatctgttccctcagtttaataatccgttccctcaatttaatagtctgttccctcaatttaataatccgTTCCCTCAGTTTAGTAACCctttccctcaatttaataatccgttccctcaatttaatagtctgttccctcaatttaatagtctgttccctcagtttaataatccgttccctcaatttaatagtctgttccctcaatttaataatctgttccctcagtttaataatccgttccctcaatttaatagtctgttccctcaatttaataatctgttccctcagtttaataatccgttccctcaatttagtagtctgttccctcaatttaatagtctgttccctcaatttaataatccgttccctcagtttagtaatccgttccctcaatttaataatccgttccctcaatttaataatccgTTCCCTCAGTTTAATAATTCGTTCTCAACAGGGAACGAATTATTAAACTGAGGGAAcggattattaaattgagggaacggattattaaattgagggaacagactattaaattgagggaacggattattaaactgagggaacagattattaaattgagggaacagactattaaattgagggaacggattattaaactgagggaacagactattaaattgagggaacagactattaaattgagggaacggattattaaattgagggaaagGGTTACTAAACTGAGGGAACAGActattaaattgagggaacggattattaaactgagggaacagactattaaattgagggaacagactattaaattgagggaacggattattaaattgagggaacgggTTACTAAACTGAGGGAAcggattattaaattgagggaacagactattaaattgagggaacggattattaaactgagggaacagattattaaattgagggaacagactattaaattgagggaacggattattaaactgagggaacagactattaaattgagggaacagactaataaattgagggaacggatCCGTTCCCTCAGTTTAATAATTCGTTCCCTGTTGAGAACGAATTAGTTCTCCGTTAAATAACTATACTCTATTTtatctctctgtaatatttttatttgcaatgtgccttttatacttttataataataacaacaataatcagtattatcattaattttatttacatatatgcCACTTTTCAAAAACAATTAATCTCCATAGTATATAGACAGTAGGTCATTCTGAGCTGTAAGTATTTGCTTATTGTTACAGGTGTAATTATATAGCTATTGCCAGTCCACCTATTTTAAGGTGTCTTCAAAAATTGAAGACCCAAAAGTTTTAATAGTGAAAATAATAAGGTTTTGCAAACAAAATCACCACATACATGCTTCTTTTTGTCCATACATTTCCACTTCTTTTGGGGTACACTTCCTTTTTTCCTACGCTCCTCATCCCTGTTTTGATGAGAGTGTGGAGCAAGTAGGGGAGGTAGTTATTTTTCCTCTTTGCTGAATGAATTTTATCATTGTATTTCTCACAGTAAACAACAGGAATGTCACACCATTTGTGGTTAGTATGCATTGCACCAAATACTGTTTAGAATGAAATAATTTGAAAACAGATACATGTGTTTGAatgatgtgtgtatttgttctAGCACTTTTCtgattttatattcattcattcattcattgcttgtaaccacttatccacttcagggtcgtggtCTGATTTGTTAATAACACTAATACTAATGCAAATAATTATAATAGGAAGATATTAATTTTTTCTCACAATATGCAATCATGGAAGGACTTGCACtttctccagggtgtgttactgccttgcgaccagtggttctgggtaggctcccagaatgaatgaatgaatatgccgTAATGATGGTGAAATTTGCAGTCAATTGGACTTTATTACATGTATAGTATTcattaaagaaacagaaaaaaatcccTCTCTGCTTCTTGTCTGTgctatttctcttttctctagCATCTTCTCCCTTACAGCAGGGGGTTATTCcataaagcaggatttctcaattAACTAGCTTACTTAAGCCCTAAGTTCATGACTATCCAAAAGTAGTGTCTCTCAGCTGTGTTCATATTGGACAATTTGAATTTGGGCTTAAATGACCTGAATAAagtgagaaatcctgctttatgGATTACccccatttctgtaaaacagTACAGAACAGAACTGAACTCATCTTCATAGTAAACTTATGACTTATGTCAGTGattgtggaaaagaaaaaagacccACTTAAGCAGCATAATTAAACACTGATTTATTCTGCCTCAGcccacacagaatatcactgtGTATTTACCTTAGATAACTGTCTATCAATGATAAATGGGTTTATTTTCaaagtaaaatgtatatttttccaCACATCTACATGAATACAATGAGttgtaaataaagaaaaaacacatttcagttttgaaaaaatattaaacctAGCCAGACAGATCCTTGTTTGTGCAGTTACTCACTTCTTGAAGATAAACTTCTCTTCTGTGGAAGTTGCTACATATGGCGTGCAAACAAGGCCAAAATCGACATTTACGTCtgtacacattaaaaaaatcacatgtcCAGACGTAAACAGTTTGACACCTTAATGCATCTTACACCTTACAGTGCATCAGTGAACTATAATATGAATATATCTGCATGTGTTTAAGGGATCATGACTAAAGCTTACAATGTACAACATTTGAATATCCTTATTTATGAGATGCATACACTTTACAATGTAATGCCTACTAAGAATGACACACATGCAATGGTAGCAGTATGTCATTTGCACATGACAGCACACACTGCATATGCATATTCTTGCCTCTTTTGCTCAACAGTTGTACAGAGTCATAAAAGCACATTTCCTTTTCCAATCATTTGTCTACAGATTCTGTAGAAATAAAGAAGCAGGTTAATAAAACACATTCATATTCACTTTGGAAATGTATTGactttattaaatgtataaaaaatgtatattgcaAATTTAGTGAAAAGTGCAAGATGTTGTACAGGTAAGTCTTTACAAGTAAAAAATAACACCTCTGCAAAACAAACGTTGCCTGTACATGTAAAAGAAATATGTCTCATTCCATCAACATGCATGGATTTTATGTCTGGACACATAGTATTTTTATGTGTATAGGCGTTATATGTACAGGAAAAAATACGTCTACACACATGCCatctttaaagtaaaaaaaaaaaactcactccATCCATATGCACACATTTTACATCTGGACTCAATATATTTATGTGTACAGGCATTAGAATTAAGACATTTTGGCCCTGAATGCATGCCATATCCTCCCATGGTGGTGTGTACCTCACACCTTCTTCTCAGGGCCCGCCTCCCTCCTATTGTTTTGCTCCTcatgtcaaacattcaaaaaaGGGAGCAAGAAGAACAGCGTGAAGGAAGTATAGTATGTAGTGCCAAAACCTCGAAAGAAGTTTCACCTAGTAACGGCATATATGAATGTCTACAGATGATAAAAATCTACAGCAGTCAGAATGTCTTCAAATAACAGAAAATTATGGCATGCATTTGGGGCCAAAACCATGTCCGATCGCTCACCTGGACACATAAAGATATTGTGTCCACACTTAAATAAATGATgtgtaaataacaaaaattcacatgtaaatatattacatgtaCAGATGGCAAAATGTATATGTTTAAGGAACCAGGACAAAGCATGACAAGATCTAACATTTAAGATCTTCTATGCACCATGATACAAACGCCTATGTCACCATACCTCATATGAACATAAATATGCCACAACATCATGATCATGTGACTATGTTATTTTCCTCATGATCTCTTTCAACctgagaaatgtttattttcttctgaactgtaaacaggtttttgcagattgcatgtgtgtgtgtgagtgagagagagagagagagagagagagagagaggtgtgagtgagagactgaCAAATAGTGACTGTTCAATCACTCGCCGtttctgcagaaactgcactctcTAGTTATATCTGCTCAAGCTCTTCCTGCTTCCTGCTTCTTCCGCCACatgtaaaataaattgataaaatataatatatttttgcatGAGGGGACGgcgtggtggtgcagcaggtagtgttgctgtcacacagctccagggacctggaggttgtgggttccaggtcactgtctgtgagga is a window from the Hoplias malabaricus isolate fHopMal1 chromosome 11, fHopMal1.hap1, whole genome shotgun sequence genome containing:
- the LOC136709415 gene encoding zinc-binding protein A33-like → MATSAFSEDDFSCPVCYDIFSDPVVLLCSHTFCRACLLQFWEEKGCRECPLCRKISRNAHPPCNLALKNLCEALVKERSLMTSLGSEILCKLHKEKLKLFCLDDLKPICVVCRDSNTHNTHSCRAADEVAVELKEQIKSKLRPLEDNLRGFEELRRICVETAEHTKLQCEDTEKKIKEEFLKLHKFLQEEEAARIVVLRQENELKSQMLKKKIEDMNREIMYLTATIRSVNKQIEADNITFLQKYKASLKRTQCKLKDTEPIYGALINVPQHLKNLKSSVWEKMKDIVKYAPVTLDPNTAHKNIYVSSDLSSVSLRAVMQTCPDNPERFTYYQFLLGSESFGPGTHYWDVDVGRCEEWALGVCKESAHRGDQFLVSGVWRVWFSSGVYRADSSENRYILLPVKQKQQIIRVHLDWDRGKISFYNPVTKTQLHTFKHKFTERLCPTFSCGSLSHFLRILPLKASMTLNFSDTD